A part of Carettochelys insculpta isolate YL-2023 chromosome 1, ASM3395843v1, whole genome shotgun sequence genomic DNA contains:
- the IL22 gene encoding interleukin-22: MTSLQNWTRCSSAWIFFCCCCLPLLLLAFPMSPKGAGVAPASHSCRLRKMHFQQSYIRNRTYTLARLARLSDQDTDNRFVGPQLYIKVQESNRCYVMKRVVEIIVDKVLLTVPRDRYPHVNEVAEFLTSLTTELSGCKFSGHREHIERNLEEMRDKMKQLGVNGKNKAIGELDLLFDYMENACTEAPKRIVSNKGGNNKKN; this comes from the exons ATGACGTCCCTCCAGAACTGGACAAGGTGCTCCTCAGCATGGAtctttttctgctgctgctgcctaccTCTCCTTCTTCTGGCCTTCCCCATGTCCCCAAAAGGAGCAGGAGTTGCTCCTGCCAGTCACTCCTGCAGACTCAGAAAGATGCACTTCCAGCAGTCCTACATCAGGAATCGCACCTACACGTTGGCTAGACTG GCAAGGCTTTCGGACCAAGACACAGATAACAGGTTCGTTGGACCGCAGCTGTACATTAAAGTCCAG GAGAGTAATCGCTGCTACGTGATGAAGAGAGTAGTAGAGATCATAGTAGACAAAGTACTTCTCACTGTGCCCAGGGATCGTTATCCGCATGTCAATGAGGTGGCCGAGTTCTTAACATCACTGACCACAGAGCTAAGTGGCTGT aaattcTCAGGACACAGAGAACACATAGAAAGGAACCTGGAAGAAATGAGAGACAAAATGAAACAG TTGGGAGTGAATGGAAAGAACAAAGCAATTGGGGAACTGGATTTGCTCTTTGATTACATGGAAAATGCATGCACCGAGGCACCGAAGAGAATTGTTTCTAACAAGGGTGGAAACAACAAGAAAAACTAA